In Tachypleus tridentatus isolate NWPU-2018 chromosome 7, ASM421037v1, whole genome shotgun sequence, a genomic segment contains:
- the LOC143256179 gene encoding heparan-alpha-glucosaminide N-acetyltransferase-like isoform X1, which produces MPVYRNMKSGGKKKYKIWNGILAVYSFVVCLPGSICWQQPPFIIDVLQDHKSDISSGIDRLGSTTLKTDVMLDKSNSHTCENLKIDEACLTIQSTVSNPLTLWTQSSECEGCPVLFQTNITSGGNVTLKVNSSTETNVTLTRMPAEDVFCSQLYSFGEFGNYLMEVGEDKRNNKRCSIIITKEPVNIYIPILVAIVVYLSLAVFWCIGKFLYRHQVFQRLFRNETQEIDSYGEREDTQLLSPPQKQRLRSLDTVRGIALMVMIFVNYGAGQYWCFDHTPWNGLHLADLAFAWFMWIMGTSLALTMRSLLRKSVPRRRIFRNILKRSCTLFALGIILNTYGGKNNLEKLRIPGVLQRFGICYFVVASIHLIFAKPNDTHQHEKWAPVRDIFLYWGEWLSMFVILVIHILLTFLLAVPGCPRGYLGPGGLHSGGEYFNCTGGAAGYIDRIVLGESHMYQHPTAKLIYLTDLPYDPEGILGFLTSIFLVFLGLQVSS; this is translated from the exons ATGCCTGTGTACAGAAATATGAAGTCTggaggaaagaaaaaatataaaatctggAATGGAATTTTAGCAGTATATAGTTTTGTTG TCTGTTTACCAGGTTCCATATGTTGGCAACAACCTCcatttattattgatgttttgcAAGACCACAAAAGTGATATTTCATCTGGTATAGATAGACTAGGATCAACTACATTGAAAACTGATGTAATGTTAGATAAATCAAACAGTCATACTTGTGAAAACCTAAAGATAGATGAAGCATGCTTGACGATCCAGTCAACAGTTAGTAATCCGCTAACTCTTTGGACCCAAAGCTCAGAATGTGAAGGG tGCCCtgttttattccaaacaaacattacttctgGGGGAAATGTAACTTTGAAAGTTAATAGTTCTACAGAAACTAATGTGACACTCACAAGAATGCCTGCAGAAGATGTATTTTGcag CCAGCTTTACAGCTTTGGAGAATTTGGAAATTATTTAATGGAAGTCGGAGAAGACAAACGAAACAATAAAAGATGTTCAATTATAATTACCAAAGAACCTGTCAACATCTATATCC CTATCCTAGTAGCAATAGTTGTCTACTTGTCACTAGCAGTTTTCTGGTGTATAGGCAAGTTTCTTTACAG ACACCAGGTATTCCAGCGACTGTTTAGGAATGAAACACAGGAAATT GACAGTTATGGAGAAAGAGAGGACACTCAGCTGTTGTCACCTCCCCAGAAGCAGAGGCTTCGTTCTCTTGACACTGTAAGAGG caTTGCATTAATGGTGATGATCTTTGTAAATTATGGGGCAGGCCAGTACTGGTGTTTTGACCATACTCCGTGGAATGGGCTTCACTTGGCAGACCTTGCCTTTGCATG GTTTATGTGGATAATGGGAACATCCTTGGCTTTAACTATGAGGTCCTTGCTACGAAAGTCTGTCCCAAGAAGACGAATTTTCAGGAATATCTTGAAACGTTCCTGTACTCTGTTTGCTCTTGGAATTATTTTGAACACTTATGGTGGAA aaaataatctAGAGAAACTCAGAATTCCTGGTGTCTTGCAGAGATTTGGaatttgttactttgttgtgGCCTCCATTCACCTAATTTTTGCTAAGCCTAATGATACTCATCAG CATGAGAAGTGGGCTCCTGTTCGAGATATCTTCTTGTATTGGGGGGAATGGTTATCGATGTTTGTCATTCTGGTGATTCATATTCTTTTGACCTTTCTGCTTGCAGTACCAGGATGTCCGAG AGGTTACCTTGGACCTGGTGGTTTACATAGTGGTGGTGAGTACTTTAATTGTACTGGAGGGGCAGCAGGTTATATTGATAGAATTGTCCTGGGTGAGTCCCATATGTATCAGCATCCAACTGCAAAG CTCATCTATCTGACTGACCTTCCATATGATCCTGAAGGAATCCTAGGTTTCTTGACATCCATTTTTTTGGTCTTCCTTGGTTTACAAGTAAGTTCTTGA
- the LOC143256179 gene encoding heparan-alpha-glucosaminide N-acetyltransferase-like isoform X2, producing MPVYRNMKSGGKKKYKIWNGILAVYSFVVCLPGSICWQQPPFIIDVLQDHKSDISSGIDRLGSTTLKTDVMLDKSNSHTCENLKIDEACLTIQSTVSNPLTLWTQSSECEGCPVLFQTNITSGGNVTLKVNSSTETNVTLTRMPAEDVFCSQLYSFGEFGNYLMEVGEDKRNNKRCSIIITKEPVNIYIPILVAIVVYLSLAVFWCIGKFLYRHQVFQRLFRNETQEIDSYGEREDTQLLSPPQKQRLRSLDTVRGFMWIMGTSLALTMRSLLRKSVPRRRIFRNILKRSCTLFALGIILNTYGGKNNLEKLRIPGVLQRFGICYFVVASIHLIFAKPNDTHQHEKWAPVRDIFLYWGEWLSMFVILVIHILLTFLLAVPGCPRGYLGPGGLHSGGEYFNCTGGAAGYIDRIVLGESHMYQHPTAKLIYLTDLPYDPEGILGFLTSIFLVFLGLQVSS from the exons ATGCCTGTGTACAGAAATATGAAGTCTggaggaaagaaaaaatataaaatctggAATGGAATTTTAGCAGTATATAGTTTTGTTG TCTGTTTACCAGGTTCCATATGTTGGCAACAACCTCcatttattattgatgttttgcAAGACCACAAAAGTGATATTTCATCTGGTATAGATAGACTAGGATCAACTACATTGAAAACTGATGTAATGTTAGATAAATCAAACAGTCATACTTGTGAAAACCTAAAGATAGATGAAGCATGCTTGACGATCCAGTCAACAGTTAGTAATCCGCTAACTCTTTGGACCCAAAGCTCAGAATGTGAAGGG tGCCCtgttttattccaaacaaacattacttctgGGGGAAATGTAACTTTGAAAGTTAATAGTTCTACAGAAACTAATGTGACACTCACAAGAATGCCTGCAGAAGATGTATTTTGcag CCAGCTTTACAGCTTTGGAGAATTTGGAAATTATTTAATGGAAGTCGGAGAAGACAAACGAAACAATAAAAGATGTTCAATTATAATTACCAAAGAACCTGTCAACATCTATATCC CTATCCTAGTAGCAATAGTTGTCTACTTGTCACTAGCAGTTTTCTGGTGTATAGGCAAGTTTCTTTACAG ACACCAGGTATTCCAGCGACTGTTTAGGAATGAAACACAGGAAATT GACAGTTATGGAGAAAGAGAGGACACTCAGCTGTTGTCACCTCCCCAGAAGCAGAGGCTTCGTTCTCTTGACACTGTAAGAGG GTTTATGTGGATAATGGGAACATCCTTGGCTTTAACTATGAGGTCCTTGCTACGAAAGTCTGTCCCAAGAAGACGAATTTTCAGGAATATCTTGAAACGTTCCTGTACTCTGTTTGCTCTTGGAATTATTTTGAACACTTATGGTGGAA aaaataatctAGAGAAACTCAGAATTCCTGGTGTCTTGCAGAGATTTGGaatttgttactttgttgtgGCCTCCATTCACCTAATTTTTGCTAAGCCTAATGATACTCATCAG CATGAGAAGTGGGCTCCTGTTCGAGATATCTTCTTGTATTGGGGGGAATGGTTATCGATGTTTGTCATTCTGGTGATTCATATTCTTTTGACCTTTCTGCTTGCAGTACCAGGATGTCCGAG AGGTTACCTTGGACCTGGTGGTTTACATAGTGGTGGTGAGTACTTTAATTGTACTGGAGGGGCAGCAGGTTATATTGATAGAATTGTCCTGGGTGAGTCCCATATGTATCAGCATCCAACTGCAAAG CTCATCTATCTGACTGACCTTCCATATGATCCTGAAGGAATCCTAGGTTTCTTGACATCCATTTTTTTGGTCTTCCTTGGTTTACAAGTAAGTTCTTGA